In a genomic window of Dyadobacter fermentans DSM 18053:
- a CDS encoding 2-dehydro-3-deoxygalactonokinase, with product MKKHLLSCDWGTSSFRLRLVNVTDHEVVGEVTTPSGIGAVYNAWKEACETEPVSRNAYYRTVISTQITALQAQTGIDPTGVPIVLSGMASSSIGMEELPYARLPFALEGSHLVVHQDEEWPAFPHAITLISGVRGDHDVMRGEETQLIGLAAAMDFSARDAVFVFPGTHSKHMYVRDGVLIDFKTFMTGEVFNLMANQSILKDSIDHYRQPDFNAEAADAFREGIRESGSGNILNALFTVRTNQLFDLLNKRQNGMYLSGLLIGYELRSLLKETNAHLVLCGGNNLYHLYKAAIETLGMAGRATIIPSEIVDRAATTGHIRIFENQHLTLNKTDL from the coding sequence ATGAAAAAACACCTGCTGAGCTGTGACTGGGGAACATCGTCGTTCCGGTTGAGGCTGGTTAATGTGACGGATCATGAAGTGGTAGGCGAGGTGACCACGCCGAGCGGAATCGGGGCCGTGTACAATGCCTGGAAAGAGGCCTGCGAAACGGAGCCTGTTTCCCGCAATGCCTATTACCGAACGGTTATTTCAACGCAGATCACTGCACTGCAAGCGCAAACGGGCATCGACCCGACGGGCGTCCCGATTGTACTTTCGGGCATGGCGTCGTCGTCCATCGGCATGGAAGAACTGCCGTATGCACGGCTGCCGTTTGCATTGGAAGGCAGCCATTTGGTGGTGCACCAGGATGAGGAATGGCCGGCATTTCCGCACGCTATCACGCTGATTTCGGGCGTGCGCGGCGACCACGACGTCATGCGCGGCGAAGAAACGCAACTGATCGGCCTCGCGGCGGCAATGGACTTTTCGGCGCGCGATGCCGTATTCGTTTTTCCCGGCACGCACTCCAAGCATATGTACGTGCGCGACGGTGTTCTGATTGATTTCAAGACCTTTATGACCGGTGAGGTGTTCAACCTGATGGCCAACCAAAGCATTCTGAAAGATTCGATAGACCACTACCGCCAGCCGGATTTCAACGCCGAGGCGGCCGACGCTTTCCGTGAAGGCATACGCGAATCGGGATCGGGGAATATTTTAAATGCATTATTTACAGTAAGAACCAACCAGCTTTTTGATTTATTAAACAAAAGGCAAAACGGAATGTACCTGAGCGGCCTGCTGATCGGCTATGAGCTCCGCAGCCTTTTGAAAGAAACGAATGCACACCTGGTGCTTTGCGGCGGCAACAATTTGTACCACCTTTACAAAGCGGCGATCGAGACGCTGGGCATGGCCGGAAGGGCAACCATCATCCCGTCGGAAATCGTCGACCGCGCAGCAACCACCGGCCACATCCGGATTTTTGAGAACCAACATTTAACATTGAATAAAACAGATTTATGA
- a CDS encoding outer membrane protein assembly factor BamB family protein, with translation MTTRFSFAVSLLLSAALSTPVCAFQEGLRDADWPVYGGNNAGNRYSSLTQVNKENVKKLQPAWTYDTGENNKPGERGMDIQCQPIVIDGIMYGTTPRLKVFAIEAATGRELWKFDPFEGKRPRFHPMRGVVYWAEGKDKRILFTAGPSLFALNAETGKLVETFGKNGEVDFHDGLGDKETYGYDPYQFNIRNTTPGVIYKNLLITGSSVSEGGDALPGHIRAFDVRTGKVAWVFRTIPLPGEYGYDTWSKDSYKKLGGANCWAGMVIDEKRGMVFLGTGSPSVDFYGGPRKGINLFANCVIALDARSGRRVWHYQTVHHDLWDRDIPCPPNLIRVRRNGRMVDAVAQATKDGYIFIFDRDTGKPLFPVKEVPVPNAKALPGDQPWPTQPVPVKPAPFANQTLTEADITTRTPEAHAYVLDRFRNSNKGPKNQPPDTLGGLLYGIGGGAEWGGTAADPQGVVYVNGNNMLWWLKMRDSRKSDGKQGQALSRGQVLFNTNCAACHATEAGTASAATQAYPVLKDIGQRMNREQIAALLETGRGRMPSFQHISKEDRAAIVDFLLKVENKPAANDIHAQTQTGMAKTNAVFPHQPPYINNGNVQFRDQDNYPAIKPPWGTLNAIDMNTGEYRWKVTLGEYPELTRQGVPPTGTENHGGPLVTAGGLLFIAATYDEKLRAFDTETGKVVWEYKLPAGGFATPVTYMVNGKQYIAIAAGGTRYGLKPGGSYIAFALP, from the coding sequence ATGACGACCCGTTTTTCTTTTGCTGTTTCCCTGCTTTTGTCCGCTGCGCTGAGCACGCCGGTATGCGCGTTCCAGGAAGGTCTCCGCGATGCGGACTGGCCCGTATACGGCGGTAACAATGCCGGAAACCGGTATTCTTCGCTCACCCAGGTGAATAAGGAGAATGTCAAAAAGCTCCAACCGGCCTGGACCTACGACACCGGCGAAAACAACAAGCCCGGCGAACGCGGCATGGACATCCAATGCCAGCCGATCGTGATCGACGGCATTATGTACGGCACAACGCCCCGGCTGAAAGTTTTCGCCATCGAGGCAGCCACGGGCAGGGAGCTCTGGAAGTTTGATCCGTTCGAAGGCAAGCGGCCCCGTTTCCATCCGATGCGCGGCGTGGTGTACTGGGCCGAAGGGAAGGATAAACGAATCCTGTTCACGGCAGGGCCGTCATTGTTCGCATTGAATGCCGAAACGGGTAAGCTGGTTGAAACATTTGGTAAAAACGGCGAAGTAGATTTTCACGACGGGCTGGGTGACAAAGAGACTTACGGCTACGATCCTTACCAGTTCAATATCCGTAACACCACGCCCGGCGTGATCTACAAAAACCTGCTCATCACCGGCTCGTCGGTGTCCGAGGGCGGCGATGCGCTGCCCGGGCATATCCGCGCATTCGACGTCCGTACGGGCAAGGTGGCGTGGGTGTTCAGGACCATCCCACTGCCCGGCGAGTATGGCTATGATACCTGGTCGAAGGATTCTTACAAAAAACTGGGCGGTGCCAATTGCTGGGCGGGAATGGTGATCGACGAGAAGCGTGGAATGGTGTTCCTAGGAACAGGCTCGCCGTCTGTCGACTTCTATGGCGGGCCCAGAAAGGGCATTAACCTGTTCGCGAATTGCGTGATTGCCCTCGATGCCCGGTCCGGCAGGCGTGTATGGCATTACCAGACGGTCCACCACGACCTTTGGGACAGGGACATTCCTTGTCCGCCGAACCTGATCCGCGTCCGGAGGAACGGCAGGATGGTCGACGCGGTAGCGCAGGCGACGAAGGACGGCTACATTTTCATATTCGACCGCGACACGGGCAAGCCTCTGTTTCCGGTGAAAGAAGTGCCCGTTCCCAATGCCAAAGCCCTGCCCGGCGATCAGCCCTGGCCCACCCAGCCGGTACCGGTAAAACCGGCGCCATTTGCCAACCAGACATTAACCGAAGCCGACATCACCACCCGCACGCCCGAGGCGCACGCCTATGTGCTCGACCGGTTCCGTAACAGCAACAAAGGTCCCAAAAACCAGCCCCCCGACACGCTGGGCGGATTGCTCTACGGCATCGGTGGAGGCGCGGAATGGGGTGGTACGGCGGCCGATCCGCAGGGTGTGGTGTATGTAAATGGTAATAATATGCTCTGGTGGCTGAAAATGCGCGATTCAAGGAAGAGCGATGGCAAGCAGGGGCAGGCGCTGTCGCGCGGGCAGGTTTTGTTCAATACCAACTGCGCGGCCTGCCATGCTACCGAAGCAGGAACGGCCTCGGCGGCTACACAGGCTTACCCGGTGCTGAAAGACATCGGTCAGCGGATGAACCGGGAACAGATTGCCGCATTGCTGGAAACGGGGCGGGGGAGGATGCCTTCTTTTCAGCATATATCGAAAGAAGACCGTGCCGCGATTGTCGATTTTCTGCTGAAAGTGGAAAACAAACCGGCAGCGAACGACATTCATGCACAAACACAGACGGGCATGGCCAAAACCAATGCTGTATTCCCGCACCAGCCGCCTTACATCAACAATGGCAATGTACAATTCCGGGATCAGGACAATTATCCGGCTATTAAGCCACCCTGGGGCACATTGAATGCCATCGACATGAACACGGGCGAGTACCGTTGGAAAGTTACGCTTGGGGAATATCCCGAGCTCACGCGGCAGGGCGTTCCGCCTACCGGCACCGAAAACCACGGCGGTCCGCTTGTAACGGCCGGCGGGCTGCTCTTTATCGCAGCCACCTACGACGAAAAGCTCAGGGCCTTCGATACCGAAACGGGCAAGGTGGTTTGGGAATACAAATTGCCCGCGGGCGGTTTCGCGACGCCCGTCACGTACATGGTGAATGGAAAGCAATATATTGCAATCGCGGCCGGCGGTACGCGGTACGGACTGAAACCCGGAGGAAGCTACATTGCATTTGCACTTCCGTAG
- a CDS encoding MFS transporter: protein MGKIRNYRWIIVVLLFLATTINYLDRQIIGLLKPILEKEFVWTETDFARIVMAFTAAYAVGLLVFGWLIDKIGTKAGYSFTIVFWSVAGMLHAVARSAFGFGVARVGLGLGEAGNYPAAVKTVAEWFPKKERALATGLFNAGTSIGVVVALILVPWILSHYGWQEVFWITGALGFVWLIFWLIFYDIPVKQKRLSSEELQYILSGQEQDEHEAEKQPVRWIKLFTFPQTWAYITGKGLIDPIYWFFLFWLPSYFASTFNLDLKKPSFELMLIYTATTVGSIAGGYLSSWLIKRGWPTLKARKAVLLGLAVCELSVILIQFSSGVWMAVGLISLAVALHQAWATNVFTLPSDLFPKQAVSSVVGIGGMAGAVGGILFPILIGSLLDSYKAAGNIQAGYNIIFTICGFTYLVAWLIIHWLTRTPKVVELEELQ from the coding sequence ATGGGTAAAATCAGGAATTACCGCTGGATCATTGTGGTCCTGCTCTTTCTCGCCACGACCATTAATTACCTCGACAGGCAGATTATCGGCCTGCTGAAACCCATTCTCGAAAAAGAATTCGTGTGGACCGAAACCGATTTTGCTCGCATTGTGATGGCATTCACGGCCGCCTATGCGGTAGGATTGCTCGTATTCGGCTGGCTGATCGACAAGATCGGGACCAAGGCGGGCTACTCGTTCACGATCGTGTTTTGGAGCGTGGCTGGCATGCTGCACGCTGTGGCACGGAGTGCATTCGGCTTCGGTGTGGCGCGGGTAGGGTTGGGGCTGGGGGAGGCCGGTAATTATCCTGCGGCGGTCAAAACGGTGGCCGAATGGTTTCCCAAAAAGGAAAGAGCGCTGGCGACGGGCCTTTTCAACGCCGGCACGAGCATTGGCGTAGTAGTTGCGCTGATCCTCGTACCCTGGATACTGAGCCATTATGGCTGGCAGGAAGTGTTCTGGATCACCGGCGCGCTGGGGTTCGTATGGCTGATTTTCTGGCTGATATTTTACGATATTCCTGTCAAACAGAAACGTCTGAGCAGCGAGGAGCTGCAATACATTCTCAGCGGGCAGGAGCAGGACGAGCATGAGGCGGAAAAGCAGCCGGTGCGGTGGATCAAGCTGTTCACATTTCCCCAAACCTGGGCTTACATCACCGGCAAAGGCCTCATCGATCCGATTTACTGGTTTTTCCTGTTCTGGCTGCCGTCCTATTTCGCTTCCACATTCAACCTCGACCTCAAAAAGCCGAGCTTCGAATTGATGCTGATCTACACCGCCACCACCGTAGGCAGCATCGCCGGCGGGTACTTGTCGTCGTGGCTGATCAAAAGAGGCTGGCCGACGCTCAAAGCGCGGAAGGCGGTATTGCTTGGTTTGGCGGTTTGCGAATTATCCGTGATACTGATCCAGTTTTCCAGCGGTGTGTGGATGGCGGTAGGGCTCATCAGTCTGGCCGTGGCATTGCATCAGGCGTGGGCCACGAACGTGTTCACACTGCCGTCCGATCTTTTCCCAAAACAGGCCGTTAGCTCAGTGGTAGGCATTGGCGGCATGGCCGGGGCGGTAGGCGGCATTCTGTTCCCGATCCTGATCGGCAGCCTGCTCGACAGCTACAAAGCGGC
- a CDS encoding bifunctional 4-hydroxy-2-oxoglutarate aldolase/2-dehydro-3-deoxy-phosphogluconate aldolase, whose protein sequence is MSDRTFSWELFNKAPLVGIIRNVSPDDVKRILPIYREAGLTTVEITMNTPGATDLIRYAIENEYEGLNIGAGTVCTKDDLDQALDAGAQFIVTPVLSKKVVKSCVKKGIPVFPGAYTPTEIFNAWTLGASMVKIYPATALGPGYIKDLKAPMNQLKLLPTGGVSLENMTAFLAAGANGLGIGGQLFDKKLIDAKDWDGLQAHFLQFAQKLA, encoded by the coding sequence ATGAGTGACCGTACATTTTCCTGGGAGTTGTTCAATAAGGCGCCGCTGGTAGGCATTATCCGCAATGTGTCGCCGGACGATGTGAAGCGCATCCTGCCTATTTACCGGGAAGCCGGACTAACGACCGTCGAAATCACGATGAACACCCCCGGCGCGACGGACCTGATCCGCTATGCGATTGAAAATGAATATGAAGGGTTAAATATCGGCGCAGGAACGGTTTGCACCAAAGACGACCTCGACCAGGCGCTCGACGCCGGCGCACAATTTATCGTAACCCCTGTGCTGAGCAAAAAAGTGGTAAAAAGCTGTGTCAAAAAAGGCATTCCGGTGTTTCCCGGCGCCTATACACCCACTGAAATCTTCAATGCATGGACGCTGGGCGCTTCCATGGTAAAAATTTATCCGGCCACGGCGCTCGGGCCAGGCTACATCAAAGACCTCAAAGCGCCGATGAACCAGCTGAAATTGCTGCCTACCGGGGGCGTAAGCCTCGAAAATATGACGGCCTTCCTCGCCGCCGGCGCCAATGGGCTGGGTATCGGCGGACAGCTGTTCGATAAGAAACTGATCGATGCCAAAGACTGGGACGGCCTCCAAGCACATTTCCTTCAATTTGCACAAAAACTCGCTTGA